In the Arthrobacter zhaoxinii genome, one interval contains:
- a CDS encoding triose-phosphate isomerase codes for MTVWVGTSWKMNKTLAEARAYAQGLLAAVSGHGLDGVQPFVIPPASAIAAVAEILGRDGRVLVGAQNAHWEDAGAWTGEVSVPQVADAGARIIEIGHSERREHFGETDDTVRRKVAAVLHHGLIPLLCIGEPASVKNAGGSAAFILNQARRALDGLDDDQLARVLIAYEPIWAIGVNGRPATAGELQEPFAALWGRYGGRVSALLYGGSVSVDNAAQLLEIEHVGGLFVGRTAWQLEGYLSLLGIAAERGTYRGTPA; via the coding sequence GTGACTGTGTGGGTGGGCACCAGCTGGAAGATGAACAAGACCCTGGCGGAGGCTAGGGCCTATGCGCAGGGCCTCCTCGCAGCTGTGTCCGGGCACGGGCTCGACGGCGTTCAGCCGTTCGTCATCCCTCCTGCCTCCGCGATCGCCGCCGTGGCGGAGATTCTGGGCCGCGACGGCCGCGTTCTGGTCGGGGCGCAGAACGCCCACTGGGAAGATGCCGGGGCGTGGACCGGAGAGGTATCCGTACCGCAGGTCGCCGACGCCGGGGCCCGGATTATCGAGATCGGCCATTCGGAACGGCGGGAACATTTCGGCGAAACGGACGATACGGTGCGCCGCAAGGTTGCCGCTGTGCTGCACCACGGACTCATCCCGCTGCTGTGCATCGGGGAACCTGCATCCGTGAAAAATGCCGGAGGTTCCGCCGCCTTCATTCTGAACCAGGCACGCCGCGCGCTGGACGGGCTCGACGACGATCAGCTCGCCCGCGTCCTGATCGCCTACGAACCCATCTGGGCAATCGGTGTGAACGGCCGTCCGGCCACCGCCGGAGAGCTGCAGGAACCGTTCGCCGCGCTCTGGGGTCGCTACGGCGGCAGGGTTTCCGCCCTGCTTTACGGAGGCTCGGTCAGTGTGGACAACGCCGCGCAGCTGCTGGAGATCGAGCACGTCGGTGGACTGTTTGTCGGGCGTACTGCCTGGCAGCTGGAGGGATACCTGAGTCTGCTCGGGATCGCTGCGGAACGCGGGACCTACCGGGGCACACCCGCCTGA
- a CDS encoding ribose-5-phosphate isomerase, with amino-acid sequence MNENKKLRIVIGGDDAGFDYKEVLRRDLEADERVESVVDVGVSGSENVDYPHVAVDAARKVASGEADRALLICGTGLGVAISANKVAGIRAVTAHDSYSVERSVLSNNAQVLCMGQRVVGLELARRLAKEWLGYVFDPASASAAKVDAITGYESS; translated from the coding sequence ATGAACGAGAACAAGAAACTGCGGATTGTCATAGGCGGCGACGATGCCGGCTTCGATTACAAGGAAGTCCTGCGCAGGGACCTCGAGGCAGACGAGCGGGTGGAGAGCGTCGTGGATGTCGGGGTTTCCGGCAGCGAGAACGTGGACTACCCCCACGTCGCGGTGGACGCGGCACGGAAAGTGGCCAGCGGCGAGGCTGACCGCGCCCTGCTGATCTGCGGCACGGGCCTGGGCGTGGCTATCTCGGCCAACAAAGTCGCCGGAATCCGGGCAGTGACGGCCCATGATTCGTACTCCGTGGAGCGCTCAGTGCTGAGCAACAACGCGCAGGTGCTGTGTATGGGCCAGCGGGTAGTCGGTCTTGAACTCGCCCGGCGCCTGGCCAAGGAGTGGCTCGGCTACGTCTTTGACCCGGCCAGTGCTTCGGCGGCGAAGGTGGACGCCATCACCGGCTACGAGTCCAGCTGA
- a CDS encoding LacI family DNA-binding transcriptional regulator has protein sequence MTETMGKVTLASVAALAGVSVPTVSKVVNNRGDVAPATRRRILDALDRAGYLPPGQRRPPVPVAPRTIDVVVDSVTSAYYAEVMDGILECAESGGTEVVLSKMGGHPAEEKAERMRERGRRGLLLVTSRWSSGQIKAIQNRGIAVVVIDPINPSGPGVSSVGATNWAGGKAATEHLLDLGHTRIGFIGGPASAECSQDREHGYGAALLERGIPIVEDYVRAGNFDADTGSEALARLLALDRPPQAVFAASDSIALGVLAHARTRGISVPRDLSVVGFDGTYIGEQAVPQLTTVAQPLKEMGRTAVRALLREMGGDRPEPTRVELATRLIVRSSTAPARNSS, from the coding sequence GTGACGGAAACGATGGGCAAGGTGACACTGGCGTCGGTTGCGGCTCTTGCGGGGGTTTCGGTGCCCACGGTGTCGAAGGTGGTCAATAACCGGGGTGACGTAGCCCCCGCCACCCGCCGGCGGATCCTTGATGCCTTGGACCGGGCGGGCTACCTGCCCCCGGGCCAGCGGCGACCGCCGGTGCCTGTTGCTCCCCGAACAATCGACGTGGTGGTGGACAGTGTCACCAGTGCTTACTACGCGGAGGTGATGGACGGAATCCTCGAGTGCGCGGAAAGTGGCGGAACGGAGGTGGTGCTGTCCAAGATGGGCGGGCATCCGGCCGAGGAGAAGGCTGAGCGGATGCGGGAGAGGGGCCGGCGGGGGCTCCTGCTGGTGACGTCCCGGTGGTCGTCCGGGCAGATCAAGGCTATCCAGAACCGCGGTATTGCCGTGGTGGTGATTGACCCGATAAACCCGTCGGGGCCGGGGGTGTCCAGCGTGGGTGCGACGAACTGGGCGGGCGGCAAGGCCGCCACGGAGCACCTGCTCGACCTGGGTCACACCCGCATCGGATTCATCGGGGGTCCTGCCAGCGCCGAGTGCAGCCAGGACCGCGAGCACGGCTACGGGGCCGCCCTCCTCGAACGCGGTATTCCGATCGTGGAGGATTACGTCCGGGCAGGGAACTTCGACGCGGACACAGGAAGCGAGGCCCTGGCCCGGCTCCTTGCCCTCGACCGCCCGCCGCAGGCCGTGTTTGCCGCTTCCGACAGCATTGCCCTCGGGGTGCTGGCACACGCACGGACCCGGGGGATTTCCGTTCCCCGCGACCTGAGCGTGGTCGGTTTCGACGGAACCTATATCGGTGAGCAGGCCGTTCCGCAGCTCACCACCGTAGCCCAGCCCCTGAAGGAGATGGGGCGCACGGCAGTGCGGGCGCTGCTGCGTGAAATGGGTGGGGACCGGCCTGAACCGACCCGCGTCGAACTGGCTACGCGGCTCATCGTCCGTTCGTCCACGGCACCCGCGCGCAACTCATCCTGA
- a CDS encoding extracellular solute-binding protein: MQRRTSFIAAASALTMAVGLAACGSGGPSDPAADSDSPSMWALTGSSEDIFRSSVERWNEENPDNSINQEFFANDAYKTKVRTAIGAGEGPTFIYGWGGGVLKSYIDAGHVTELDEFLADNPEVKDRYIPSVLENGVIDGKTYALPNNNMQPVVLYYNKEVFEKIGAEPPKTWEELMALVPEFNEAGIAPFALAGQSKWPNLMWLSYLVDRIGGPEVFQAILDGEEDAWSDPAVIEALTKIQELADAGGFINGFSSIAADAGADSALLYTDKAAMMLHGGWIYQNLKKDAPEFVEAGDVGFVSFPAVEGGAGDPANIVGNPANMWSISETASDEQKESALNYLKDGLFSEEYTQAMIDSGAVPAVNGIEDQLAASEDKDFVQFVYGLAQDAPSFQLSWDQALSPAQGDAMLANLDQIFLGEITPEQFAENMNATLGK, translated from the coding sequence ATGCAAAGACGCACTTCTTTTATCGCCGCAGCCTCCGCACTCACCATGGCTGTTGGCCTGGCCGCCTGCGGTTCGGGCGGCCCCTCCGATCCGGCCGCAGACTCCGATTCCCCCTCGATGTGGGCGCTCACGGGCAGCAGTGAGGATATTTTCCGCTCGTCCGTGGAGCGTTGGAACGAAGAAAACCCGGATAACAGCATCAATCAGGAATTCTTCGCCAATGACGCTTACAAAACCAAGGTCCGCACGGCAATAGGCGCGGGAGAAGGACCGACCTTCATCTATGGATGGGGCGGCGGCGTGCTGAAGTCCTATATTGATGCAGGCCATGTCACCGAACTCGACGAGTTCCTGGCGGACAACCCCGAGGTGAAGGACCGGTACATTCCCTCGGTGCTGGAAAACGGCGTGATTGACGGTAAGACCTACGCCCTGCCGAACAACAACATGCAGCCGGTGGTGCTGTATTACAACAAGGAAGTCTTCGAAAAGATCGGGGCGGAGCCGCCCAAGACCTGGGAAGAACTCATGGCACTGGTGCCCGAGTTCAACGAGGCCGGAATTGCGCCGTTTGCGCTTGCCGGCCAGTCCAAGTGGCCGAACCTCATGTGGCTGTCCTACCTGGTCGACCGCATCGGCGGGCCCGAAGTGTTCCAGGCAATTCTGGACGGCGAAGAGGACGCCTGGTCCGATCCCGCCGTCATCGAGGCACTCACGAAAATCCAGGAACTTGCCGACGCCGGCGGCTTCATCAACGGTTTCTCCTCCATCGCGGCTGATGCCGGCGCCGACAGTGCGCTGCTGTACACCGACAAGGCTGCGATGATGCTCCACGGCGGCTGGATCTACCAGAACCTGAAGAAAGATGCCCCTGAATTCGTCGAAGCGGGAGACGTCGGTTTCGTTTCCTTCCCCGCCGTTGAAGGAGGGGCGGGCGATCCCGCCAACATCGTCGGCAACCCCGCAAATATGTGGTCGATTTCGGAGACAGCTTCGGACGAGCAGAAAGAGTCGGCGCTCAATTACCTGAAGGACGGGCTGTTCAGCGAGGAGTACACCCAGGCCATGATCGATTCGGGGGCCGTGCCTGCGGTCAACGGCATTGAAGACCAGCTGGCAGCCTCTGAGGACAAAGATTTTGTCCAGTTCGTCTACGGCCTGGCGCAGGACGCCCCGAGCTTCCAGCTCTCCTGGGACCAGGCACTCAGCCCGGCCCAGGGCGACGCCATGCTCGCTAACCTCGACCAGATCTTCCTGGGCGAGATTACGCCGGAGCAGTTTGCCGAGAACATGAACGCAACTCTGGGCAAATGA
- a CDS encoding carbohydrate ABC transporter permease produces MSTLLKPKPGIPVRGARAEGPSAWMVVPALVFFLTFAVIPLLGVVFLSFTRWNGLGEITWGGLESWRIALTDSVTLNALVVTLKILVYSLLVQVPVSLLLGVFTAGRQRYRALLAVLYFVPLLLSSAAVAIAFRALLDPNFGVGPGLHLPALAQDWLGNPDLVLFVVVFVIAWQFVPLHTLIYQGGVRQIPASFYEAAQIDGAGRMQQFFHITLPQLKYTIITSSTLMVLGSLAYFDLIFVLTAGGPGYATRLLPLHMYLTGFRANDMGAASALGVILVVIGLGLALILQRLGGRNRGASQLEGS; encoded by the coding sequence ATGAGTACCCTGCTGAAACCGAAGCCGGGCATCCCCGTGAGGGGTGCCCGGGCTGAGGGTCCGTCCGCATGGATGGTTGTCCCGGCCCTGGTCTTCTTCCTGACCTTTGCCGTGATACCCCTGCTCGGCGTCGTCTTCCTCAGCTTCACCCGCTGGAACGGGCTGGGCGAAATCACCTGGGGCGGCCTGGAGAGCTGGCGGATTGCGCTGACCGATTCCGTCACCCTGAATGCTCTCGTCGTCACCCTGAAAATCCTGGTCTATTCACTGCTCGTGCAGGTTCCCGTGAGTCTCCTGCTGGGCGTCTTTACGGCCGGGAGGCAGCGTTACAGGGCACTGCTGGCGGTTCTGTACTTTGTCCCCCTCCTCCTCTCCTCGGCTGCGGTTGCCATCGCCTTCAGGGCACTCCTGGACCCCAACTTCGGCGTCGGGCCGGGCCTGCACCTTCCGGCCCTGGCGCAGGACTGGCTGGGCAACCCCGACCTGGTGCTCTTCGTGGTCGTTTTTGTCATTGCCTGGCAGTTTGTTCCCCTGCACACCCTGATTTACCAGGGCGGGGTGCGTCAGATTCCCGCATCCTTCTACGAAGCCGCCCAGATCGACGGGGCAGGACGCATGCAGCAGTTCTTCCACATCACGCTGCCGCAGCTGAAGTACACCATCATCACGTCCTCAACCCTCATGGTCCTCGGATCACTGGCGTACTTCGACCTGATTTTTGTTCTCACGGCGGGCGGCCCCGGATACGCCACCAGGCTCCTGCCCCTGCACATGTACCTCACGGGCTTCCGTGCGAATGACATGGGTGCAGCCAGCGCCCTCGGTGTCATCCTCGTCGTTATCGGTCTGGGGCTCGCCCTCATCCTGCAGCGGCTTGGCGGCAGGAACCGCGGCGCCAGCCAATTGGAAGGATCATAA
- a CDS encoding carbohydrate ABC transporter permease, with product MALATESPKTHEPVRQPARRRRAVRSTPNIVGGFGGWVWLALIILPIYYVVITSLKNQAGFFGSNPLAPPTDPTLANYRTVLEADFVRYFFNSVIVTLGSVVPAVAVSFMAAYAVVRGSGRVIASAHTLFLLGLAIPLQATIIPIYFMITKAQLYDTLLALILPSIAFAIPISVLILSNFLRDVPRELFESMRLDGCSEFTMMWRLALPLVRPAVVTIAIYNALNVWNGFLFPLILTQSPDMRVLPLSLWTFQDEFTVNVPAVLAAVVLSTLPLVILYAFARRQLVSGLTAGFNK from the coding sequence ATGGCACTCGCCACCGAGTCACCGAAGACACATGAACCCGTCAGGCAGCCCGCGAGGCGGCGCCGGGCAGTCCGGAGCACCCCCAATATCGTCGGAGGTTTCGGCGGCTGGGTGTGGCTGGCCCTGATCATTCTCCCCATCTATTACGTGGTGATCACAAGCCTGAAAAACCAGGCGGGTTTCTTCGGAAGTAATCCGCTGGCGCCGCCCACCGACCCGACACTTGCGAATTACCGGACGGTCCTGGAGGCAGACTTTGTCCGGTACTTCTTCAACAGCGTGATCGTCACGCTGGGCAGCGTAGTGCCGGCGGTCGCAGTTTCCTTCATGGCCGCCTATGCAGTGGTTCGAGGCAGCGGCCGCGTCATCGCATCAGCCCATACGTTGTTCCTGCTGGGGCTGGCCATTCCGCTGCAGGCAACCATCATCCCGATTTATTTCATGATCACCAAGGCCCAGCTCTATGACACCCTGCTGGCCCTGATACTTCCCTCGATAGCGTTCGCCATTCCGATCTCGGTCCTGATCCTGTCGAACTTCCTGAGGGATGTACCGCGGGAGCTTTTCGAATCAATGAGGCTGGACGGCTGCTCGGAATTCACCATGATGTGGCGCCTGGCCCTTCCGCTGGTCCGTCCCGCAGTGGTCACGATCGCCATCTACAACGCCTTGAACGTCTGGAACGGTTTCCTGTTCCCGCTCATCCTCACCCAAAGCCCCGATATGCGGGTGCTGCCGCTGTCCCTGTGGACCTTCCAGGATGAGTTCACGGTCAATGTGCCGGCGGTCCTGGCCGCAGTGGTGCTCTCCACGCTGCCGCTGGTGATCCTGTACGCATTTGCCCGCCGCCAGCTCGTCAGCGGCCTCACGGCCGGGTTCAACAAATGA